Genomic window (Lujinxingia vulgaris):
GGGAAGCCCCCAGGCGCTGCCCACGCTCTGCGCGCTCAGCTCCAGGGCGTGGTCGACGAGGAGGATGGCCTCCGGCAGCGCGCTCGGGGGCGGGGTCGGCTGTGGGGACGGCTGAGCTGGCAGGGCGGCCGACTGAACCGGGGCCGGAGGAGGCGTCAGTGGTGGCGCGGGAGCGGCGTGGGGGGCCGTGGCGCAACTTGCTCCGAGCAAAGTCAGGGAGACGACGAGGAGAAGTCGGATCATAGCGGGGGTCGGGGCAAGAGGACTGTTCCGTTTGTTCCCGTTCCCAAGTAGGGTGGGCCAGGGTCAGCGCCTGCGATCATAAAGTGTTGGTTGAGGTGCGGCAACCGGGTCTGCACGATGGCGCGGCGACACAAAAATTAAGCACGAGCACAAAAAAACGATGAGAGAACGCGGACATACCGGAGCCTGGCTCGCCGTGTTGGCGCTGGGGCTTGTGAGTGCGTTGGTGATCTGGGGAAGGCTCTCGGGTCTACCCGATCTGGGGGTGACGATTGGTCCGGAGCTGACGATTCGGCAGGTTGCCGTGGAGCGAGCTCCGGGCAGTGATGCCCAGAATTTTCAGCGCGGTGACCGGCTGGTTGCGGTGGAGGGGATGGCGCTTGAGGATCTTCGCCACCTGCGCACGCTGCTGCCGGCGATGACCGAGTCTGCCGCCGAGGTTGAGACGGAGGATGGCGAGGCACGGCTGCTTAATTATCAGATCCTGCGTCCGCTGCATCGCTTCTCGGTGACGGTGCAGGGGGAGGGGTTTGATCCCCGGGAATTGCCGCCGGGGGTGGAGCCGAACGACCGCCTGGTGGAGATCGATGGGCGTTTGCTGCCGGGTAAGGTGGGGCCGGAGGGGCTGCGCAGCGTGGTGGCCAGCCGCAATGACGCGCTGCTGGGGCTTGAGCGTCCCAACGCCATCTTCTCGGGGCAGATGCGCCTTGGGGACTCGAAGGTGCACCCCGGGTTGTGGCTGACCTTCGGGCTGGCGTTGGCTGCGGTGCTGGTGCTGTGGTGGCGCTACTCGTGGATCTTGCCGCCGCGCTCGGTCTACCTGATCGCGCTGGAGACGGTGGCCCTGGCCTGGCTCTTTTTGCTGGCCTACGGCTATCAGTGGTTGCTGGCCGATCAGGTGCTGGCCTCGGCGGTGATTGTGAGTCTGGTGATGATGCGGCCTGTCGCGATGTATGCGCGCCGTCAGGTCGACAGCCACCGGGGGCTGGGCAGTGGGGCGAGCCTGATGGGGGTCGGGGCGCTTGTGGCGGTGGTGCTGATTGTGTTGCTGCACGCCGGCTATCTGCAGAATGTGGAGGTGGCCCTGCACGCCGCGGCGATCATGGCGGGCCTTTTTGTGATCTATGAGATCAGCGCCCAGGGCTTTGAGTCGGGGCAGGCCGCCGGCCTCGGGGAGCGCTACGGGTATCTGACCGGGGTGGTGGTGCTGGGGCTCTTTGCCTGCGTGGTTGCTGCGGTGATGGAGCCGGTGGCGTTTGAGGAAGATCGCTGGCGCTGGTTCGCGGTGCTGATCCCCTCGATGGTGTGGTTTGGCGACTATCTCTACGGGTTGAAGTACGGGGTGCGCTCGGCGCTGGGGGATATCGCCGATGAGCGATCGCGGCAGGAGCTGCTTTACGGGTATCTGCGCGAGGTTGGGGTGGAGGTGCCCGGCAGCGATTTGCGTCTTGTGGGGCGTCTGCCCGGGCAGTCGTTTGAGCTGTGTTTCGAGGGGGAAGGGGAGCTTTCGGTAAAACCGGCACGGGGGGAGGTTGCCGATGCGGTCGATATTCTGCTGGCCGAGGGCTATCAGGTGCCGATGCCCGGGGCGGATGAGACGCACCCGATGGTGGGGATTGCCGAGGTGCTTCATTTGTCGATGGCACAGCGCTTGCCGGCGATGCGGGGCTGTCTGGAGCTCGATGGTGGGGCGGAGATGGTGCTGCTGGGGTTCTGGGGCCAGGAGGCTCTGCTGGCGGAGGGGGAAGGTTACGTCTCGCCAGAGGCTCTTGATGCAGCGACGGCGGCCTGGAGCGCGCCGCTGTGGTCGGCGGCGATGATCGAACTTCTGGAGGGGGCGGCGCTGGAGCGGCGCCGCGAGCTGGAGCTGGAGAAGGGGCCGGATCTGGCGGAGCTGCGCGCCGAGATTGAGACCGCGCAGAGCGGGGCGGCCCGGGTGGAGCAGGAGCGCGACGAGGCTCTTGCCAAGGCCAAGTTGCTCGGCGAGGAGCGGGACCGGGCGCGCGCCGACGGTGCGATCTTCCGACTGACGCAGTCTGTGGAGGTCTGGCCCGCGGAGATCGCCACGCAGCTTGTGGAGCCGGAGCTGGTCGACGGACTCACCTTCTTGATGGAGACGCCCGAGCCCATTGTGCTTGGGGGGGCGATCGGGGTGGGTAAGTCCATGGTCGCGACGCTGGCCCATGCGCTGGGCGGCGGGCCTGATGAGGCGATGCGTGTGGTGCGGTGCACGGATGCGGGGGCGATGGATGTGCTGGATCATATCCTCGGTGAGATGGGTGGCGGTCGAGGACCGGGGTTGTTGCAGAGCACGATCTTTACGATGGGGCAGGGGACGTTGCTGATCGAGCGTGCGCAGCTGCTCGATGAGGTCCGTATTGTGGCGCTCTCGCATCAGTGTGAGGAGGCCGGGGTGCGCCTGTGCCTGGCGTTTGACGCGCCGGATGCTGAGGTACGCAGCGTGCTGGAGCCGTACTCCGGCGTGTTGCAGGAGGCGCTGGGTCATCGTGAGATGATCGTGCCGGCTTTTGGTCGTCGGCCGACCATTCAGCGGGCGGTCTTCGACTTCTGGCTGGGGGAGTGGACGGCGCGCTACGGGCGCGAGATCGAAGGTTTTTCGCGCACGGCGCTCGAGGCGATGCTGGCCTACACCTACCCTGGCGAGGTTCAGGAGGCGGTGGAGGTGGTGCGCCTGGCGGTGTTGCGGGCGCGTTATGATGTGATCGATCGCGAGGATCTTCCGACCCGGGTGCGTGAGGCGCGTCCGCTCTAGTATGAGGAATGGAATGAGGCATTGCAGGAGCCGGCTGGTGTTGGCGCTGGTCACCGCGACGATGAGCCTGAGTTTCGCCGGGTGTTCGGGTGAAGAGGCGCCGGTCGAGGAGACTCGCGCCGTGGTGGGAATCTCCCCCGAGCTGGATCAGCGCCTGGTGGTGCCTACGTCCCGGTTGCGCCTGCGACTTATCGGCTCTGATCGCATCGTGGCCGACCATGCCCGGGTGACCTTGCGCGGCGACATTGAGGGCGGAGAGAGCTTCGAGGTGAGCCTGCGGGCGGAGCCTGAGAGGCAGGGCGATGTCGGTGAGTTGTTTGTGACGATCGATGCCGCCGAGTGGCTCTGGCCGAAGGCTCCGGCGGTGCAGGAGTGGTTTGCGATGATGCGCGTGGAGGTGAGCCTGCGCGATGAGGTCGGGGAGGTTGCTCGCGGGGAGCTTGCCGGGGCGCGTGTGCGCTTTATACGAGCGTTGGCACCGCAGCTCACAAGCGATGGTGAGGCCCCGAGCTTCGTAAACGGCTCGCTGCGCCTGGAGGGCCACGGGGTGCTGCGCCCCGAGGAGGGACAGACCTGGGCGGTGGTGGAGCAGGGCTTTGTGGAGGCCACCCCGGGTGGTCGTCGCGACCTGAGCGGGGAGCGCCTGCCGGTGCGCTGGTCGGGGACGCGGGAGGTGGCCGAGGTGCGGCTGGAACCCGGAGTTTTCGGGGTGCACCCTGGCGAGTACGACGTGACGTTGCGTCTGGAGAATGAGCTTCGGGAGGGGGCCGGGGTGACCACGGGTCAGTCGGGGCTTGAGGTCGCGGGCCCCTTGCAGCCGACGTTTCTGGCGACGCTTGAGCCTGCCTCGGCAAGTCGCGGGCAGATTGTGACGATGCGCGGGCGAGGGTTTGTGGGGGCGGGGCAGGGCTACGGGATGATTTTGCGCTATGAGGGGACCTTTGATCCTGCTGACGCGGCGCTTCCGAGTGTGAATTACGAGGGAAGTCGCGCGCTGGAGCGGGCGGTCGACGTGGTGCAGAGCGATGAGGTTTTGCTCCAGGAGGTCTGGTACAGCGTCGAGGGGCGCACCCTTGGGGGACTGGGGGCGACGCCCGGCATCTTTGAGGGGAGCATCACACCGGTCGTTTTCGATGGCGCCGGGGAGTCGGTGGGGGTCGGCTGGCAGGGGGAGTTTGAGGTTCTTCCGACCCGTCAGGTGGTCTGGCTAAAGTACCTGCCGGCGTTTAGCCGTGCGCTTGATACCTTCGGGCTGGGCAATGTGGAGCGGGAGATCCGCGACCGCATTCTAGCGGTCGCGCGTCGTGATTTTGAGGGCGTAAACATCGTCTTTGTCGAAGACGAGCCCGAAGATTTTGGCGACTACGCGGTGGTGGAGATGGGGGGGCCGGACCCTTCGGGCAACAACGCGTTTGGCTATGACAATACGTTTAATGATCAGGCCAAGGACACCGGAAATCTCTACCTGAACGACTACCTGGGGGGCATCAACCGCCAGAGTGGGGAGAACTTTAACGTGCTCTTTGGCGGGGTGTTTGTGGAGTCGTTTACCTACTTCAGCCCCACGCTCACGCCGGGGAATCGGGACGGCTCGGAGCATTTTGATCGGGTGTTCGGGCCCTTTATGCCGGCGCTGGGCGGGGAGGCGGTGAGGGGCTCGGAGGTGGGAAGTGGCCCGCGGGCGGCGCAGATTGAAGAAGCCGTGCGGGTGGCCGGGAACGTCATTGGCAACACGATGGTGCACGAGATCGGGCACTCGCTGGGGCTGACGCACCTTCCCGAAGACTGGGAGGCACCCGGCACGATCTTTCATAATGCCGAGCCTGGCGGGTTTATTATGGATGCGGGCTCCGATCGCAGCTTTGAGCAGCGGGCGGAGCTCGATGGGGAGGGGCCGGCAGTGTTCAATGAGGTGAACAGCGCGTATCTGCGGGAGATCTTGCCTCTCGATTAAGACGACTTCTCGTGAACGCCGAACACTGCAGGGATGACCGTGGGTCGGTTTTTTGGGCGTCGTTAGGGTGACCGTGGGTCAGAGTTTTCGACGTCGATAAGGTGACCGTGGGTCGGTTTTTTGGGCGTCGTTAGGGTGACCGTGGGTCAGTTTATTGGGCGTCGTCGGGGGGGCCGAGGGGCGGTGTTAAAGCATCGCGAAGATGACCGTGGGGCGGAGTTTTCGACGTTGCGAGGATGACCGTGGGTCGGTTTTTTGAGGGGGCCGAGGTGACCGGCCGAGGTGACCGTGGGTCGGTTTTTTGGGCGTCGTTAGGATGACCGTGGGTCAGGTTTTTGGAGCGTCGTTGGGGTGACCGTGGGTCAGGTTTTTCGACGTTGCGAGAATGACCGTGGGTCGGTTTTTTGAGGGGGCCGAGGTGACCGTGGGTCGGTTTTTTGGGCCTCGTTAGGGTGACCGTGGGTCAGTTTTTTCGACGTCGTGAGGGTGACCGTGGGTCAGGTTATTACGTGACCTACGGTCAAATTTTTTCCGCGAAGATCAACGCGATCCGGCCCATAGAATGGGCGATTAGACGAGGTTCTTCAGCCACCCAAAGGCCACGAAGGTGCCCAGGCTGCTGCCGAGCGACGATAGGAAAAAGACCAGAAAAATACGGGCCAGGCGGTTGGACCACCAGCCCCGCCATTCGGCGATGTCGTCGCCGATGTTCTCGAGATCGCGCACCTTGGGAGGCGCCACGAAGGTCTGCACAAAGGCCGTGACCATGCCCGCGCCGATGGTGGGGTTGAGCGAGGTGATCGGCGCGGCGATGAACGCGGCGATGATCGTGAGCGGGTGACCCAGGGCCACCAGCGTGCCCAGCGCCGAGAGCGAGCCGTTGGCCAGCACCCAGGCGATTGCGGCGTTCTGAAACTCCCCGGGATCGGCGCGGAAGAAGCCCAGGACGAAGACGGCGATGACGATCGCCGGGATAAGCCAGGGGAGCAGCTTTGAGAAGGTGGAGCGGGGGGGGACCTCGTCGACCTGGCGGGCTTCCTCCGGGGTGTCGGCGGCCTTGAGGCGGCGCACCAGGCCGGGCACGTGCGCGGCGCCCACGACCGCGGCGATGTTCTGGCCCGGGGCGTTGCGGATGTGATGCGCCATAAAGAGATCCCGCTCATCCACGAGCACCGTCTTCACCGAGGGCATCGCCTCGCCGAGTTCATCGAGGATGGCGCCGATGTTGTGGGACTGGCGAAGTTCAGCGAGCTCTTC
Coding sequences:
- a CDS encoding TraB/GumN family protein, coding for MTDLPHDLPAGDAAPHEADITRLTVDGKSITLIGTAHISQESVETVRRILSAEKPETVCVELDSERFKALTEEQNFQDLNLREVIRKGQLTFLMARLALMAFQRRMGSYTGVKPGAEMAAAIELADELGLEVELVDRNVRTTLLRAWRKTSFWRRSAVAMSLLAGVFDRNEMGEEELAELRQSHNIGAILDELGEAMPSVKTVLVDERDLFMAHHIRNAPGQNIAAVVGAAHVPGLVRRLKAADTPEEARQVDEVPPRSTFSKLLPWLIPAIVIAVFVLGFFRADPGEFQNAAIAWVLANGSLSALGTLVALGHPLTIIAAFIAAPITSLNPTIGAGMVTAFVQTFVAPPKVRDLENIGDDIAEWRGWWSNRLARIFLVFFLSSLGSSLGTFVAFGWLKNLV